Proteins encoded together in one Coffea arabica cultivar ET-39 chromosome 2c, Coffea Arabica ET-39 HiFi, whole genome shotgun sequence window:
- the LOC140035774 gene encoding putative late blight resistance protein homolog R1A-4, with translation MDIRYKYTTKYSETPEQLSGELALGHLHLPWSKISAIEELPDLEVLTLLDGSFVGERWELTPGGFRELRCLSLENLDVVEWEDVTDGGDALPCLQKLRLIGVWELETVPSCLQRNAPLMEIEVMDCNYILNELVHEIGEEHKDWGNAGLKITID, from the exons ATGGATATAAGGTATAAATATACAACCAAATACAGTGAGACCCCCgaacagctcagcggag AGTTGGCCCTTGGACACTTGCATCTACCCTGGAGTAAAATTTCAGCGATCGAGGAACTACCCGACCTTGAGGTCCTTACATTACTCGACGGGTCATTTGTCGGAGAAAGATGGGAGCTGACACCAGGAGGGTTCCGTGAACTCAGGTGCTTGAGTTTGGAAAACTTGGATGTTGTCGAATGGGAAGACGTGACAGATGGTGGTGATGCTTTGCCGTGTCTTCAAAAGTTAAGGTTGATTGGCGTTTGGGAATTGGAAACGGTCCCTTCCTGTTTACAGCGTAATGCACCTCTTATGGAGATTGAAGTGATGGACTGTAACTACATTCTTAATGAGTTGGTACACGAAATTGGGGAAGAGCATAAGGACTGGGGAAATGCGGGTCTGAAGATCACTATTGACTAG